The Aedes aegypti strain LVP_AGWG chromosome 1, AaegL5.0 Primary Assembly, whole genome shotgun sequence sequence GAAACAGaatgttaccacaatctttAAGACTAACTAGGAATTAGCAtaagactgattatggaaaattttagcgaaaaaaatatgtcttttttggttaaaatatatgcttttgaataacgttcgtgttaactgtaatgcttctgaaaccaCGCATGTGGCTGGAAATTGAGGTAAAAAAATTAATATGTTATCTATGTATAGCGAAGATAAATGTTCTAGATGTCcaaaactggatatgcactggtaattaaaattcatataaccatattttttctatgattacttattttaatgacaggatatagtaatcaccctgtactgtgattttttttccaaaactatcctagaatttcatccagatatttttcactaatccttcaaccgaattatCCATTTGTTAGTCTTCAAGAAATCCTGCAAGATTTTCTCCACCTGTTCATgttgatttcttcaagaaatcatACATGTTTCCTTCctgaaatccaaaattccttgagaggttcttcgaacaaatcaattttttttcaagatttttttccagtatttcatccaagtattactcccacagttttaccaaacatgtcttaaaaaatttctcgaaaaattcaCATGAAATCtacaaaagttcatttaagtgTTCATCTTATTATATAAGATATTTTTATAAATgtatgaatcactggataaaatcttggagacgttatgactttcttgaaaaatttctcgaagaattggaggaattcagatgatctctgcaatattttttatggaaattacaTTTCTGTTCCAAAATCCAGGTTATTAGAGAAATGCCTGCTCAGATGCTATGAAGAGCCAAACTTGTATCTATTTGCTCCTATtagatttaattttgttttcttgatttcttgtTCGGTTCTGTGATCTCTTTTCGCACTCTTTTTGATTTATCTTATATCTCCTTTTGGCAAGAGGTCTTCTATTTccttttttaaggcactcagtcgCTGTCAGCTGACATGAAATTaaggggttagaagcaaaggaaTATCTGTGACAAAAACCCAGTTTTATGAttatctactttaaagttttttttcagaaatttttcattcaattaaaattgtgtGGGAACCAAAAAAACAGTCTTCCAAGAATTATGCTATTTTTTGGCGgaaaagtcacctgaaaatatcgttagaacgcttgAAAACAGAAGAATTTCCTCAACTTAACTCAACTGATATCAAAACGAGCAAAATGTCACTTATACCGCTTTGTGCTTGACCCGctcaaatatagtaactttcaatttccagctcAGGGTTAAAGTTTTTCTTAGCTTgactacacaaaaaaaaaagaaaatgctaacgtatgtcctacccatggttccgAACGTGGATGCGCCTCTGCATCAGGCtgtacactgataaaaatccacacgctcgatctgtgtgtttaaaattatggatcaattcatgaacgtccatatcgatttgctatgattttcttgcaaacttcgtgtgtgttacacattaaattcctgtgttttgcttcatggattgattcatcaaccgacaacataatttttccacataagttcccgaagctttctcttcagattcatatgtgtcaacctatggacgcatagatcatcactccaacacggaatcagtgtgttttgcttatggttatcttgtgtcataataatcatgttcaagttggtcgattcattgatttgcgcaatgagattgttatgatgaaatccatgagctatgctatcgatttccatgttcaaaatttctaaattgtttgtgatcaacccatgggatgcatagtgaactgaattgcggttggacctcgtgtcgaacgacagttatcatcatgcttccaaagagaagaagcaaattttgaagctgaaagtgttagatgaaaatttgtgaattcgatttttcttttattagtgaagttgaccaatatacgagaattctacctttctataagaaaacattgattataatgtatagtttagtagaaaaatcggattctactaacagattttcctggctttcagtttcgagaaaaaatggaatatacttatccctggcttcccaaattatggatttgcggcgccccgcttgttgctggctcacgggtttgaaaaaaaatcaagagagcttgcaacaagcagaggagcctcggatccatattttggggagcaaaagcttttctaccaaatttcttctttctgtcccatgacatttatgttctatcacacatgactatctaaagctactacatttcgaatccaataagcaaatcagttggttttcatgatttaatatttggaaattcatgtttgtttcacatgacaacctaatgttgatacacatgtttttataccgtgaaatcaatgatgaaatccatatggctaccacactcaaatcatgtggtttacctcattgcgcaaatctataagtaaaacacacgaccttgacgtgtagatttttctcagtgtaaaaGGGTGTGAAACATCAAACGCTATGTTTACATCTAACAGGCTGTGTATATGCGcaacaagttgttgttttacagcttaCTGCTGTATGTTCGCTGTATAACTGACGGCAAAGCGCTTCTTAATTATATATTTAGCAGCATAACAAAttatattgtatagaagcagccggattaaTGATGGGGacttttattccacatcattaggttgctatcttttacggtgttgagttacagcttagtgaaagcagcaaaagcgataactgacgaatTTTATACAGCTAAGATctgtagctgcaaaacgtttgcgttacagctgtattaacgctaatcgttttaattttgacagctttcatgttttgctgcgttcgctgcttcaattcaactattatacaaccacagacaaacagacgtaacacttagaacaaaccgtgatcaaaatcatagtcacatagacatgtgcgcccaatgctaaaatcggtgtatttggccgatggaccaacagatggcggtagtgtgtaaacgtcaaacgcgaacataaatgatgcgagcgctgcgggtggtggattggccacctaccatatatttgaattggccgtttaaaaggtggtcgatggacatcggtgagagtgtgacgtctgtttgtctgtgatacaaCCTTAAGCAAAATAATCTTATAAGCTATAGCTTATAGTGCTAAAATTGTTAATTGGGCGATAaacgaatagggtcctaaagccctgtcccaattttagtatcaaacgcttaagtttagggcaaaaatacatgtttactcaattttaaaatgattttcatttgtttaagtccaaaaaacatttttttatgatttttgagattttgtctcaccccttggtttaaactcaaatattgggtatattttgttttccgtgtccattccgaaatgtcagataggaacaaccccggtgttaaaactataagccctgtggcatttttgtcgaaacagtgaatgtcaaacatgatcacaagtgtcaaggttcatatttggaaccatttttaaaattgaagtttaaaaatgttatgaccgttatttgagctagaaaaatggctaaagtagttgcaagaacatgctctttcgtattattaaataaaaacaagaattcattaaacattttaggacccaattcgcCATGATGTATGATGATATGTATATCCATGAGTAGATCTTggtaatttttttacaaatctcaGTTACGTTCACCGAGATCTCAGTAAAATAAgtttgtcagttttttttttttaatctcgaTAAAATATtcggagtagtgtttgatccttagGCCGTGTGGCTTACGCCTGCTGGGGCGGGTAAAGCggtcaggatcaatcgtgttgcgcgtcgctcgcgtagcACGGTCAAACAGTGTCGCGGATCACGGATCGcatagtagtgtttgatccagtaaatcaattgtcacccaacacgcagcaacaaagacattatcatctcctattcttgctGCAACCATttttccgcaacatcagtttatcaccacttgaacagaataggATAATGGACGATTACCACGTGcgtagcgattttctgggcttcgcattgcaattttcgagaactttctctgtATCGGAAAACATTggcacattatcgaacagcataaaataactgattaatcgcgagttgaaaaggttgcaacaatgctgcgtcctgtgattgtcatgataattttcttttgattgtatcccaatcTGCAAAAGTTGAGATAAACGATTGTGAACGAGTttgctttgttgtttatttttcgtCTCCATTGAtgacaatggatcattaaaataaccaaaacggccgctatgaaaagcatagatagcgccaccgtagccttgtgtgtttgacagaacagcaatgctgtcacaatgttaaatcccatatacagtggcgcctttgttttgatgcggtaagcactgacaaaaactatcttcaattatccatttgattaactggtttgatcctttggtcacAGAGAGACGTTTAAACAGGAAAAAATTTATTCGACTTTCCTGTGAAAATTAAATTACGATTACGACGTGTTCTACATTCTCCATGCATAAAAGTTGccgaaaaaaatagattttgggTAGGCCAGTGTCCGAGATTCGAAGCATCCGTAGTCCGGACACTTCGAATCAACACGGTAATATTGACATCAAATCCAAATCGTGATAACTTaacgaaattcaaattaatttacGATTTTTCTGCTGCTTTGAAAAGATAATTTAATTTAGTATTACTAAAAAATACatataacaaaattcaaatgggGGATGGTTAATCTTGGGAATATATAGGGATGgtacataaattatgtcacgctagatttcaacttttttgaccctcctccctttgtcacgttttttgtatgagtcctccgaagtttttgtaaggcttgtcacgcttggcttgacccgcAAAAGTCGCAATATTGgtttgataaatatttttttttttcggttcttTTTTGCAGTTTATGGACAacaggtcgaaagacaaaacgtcgaaaaagatttgcttgattttttttccttatttgaaaaatattttcgaatttttgtcccttcttttttgtttttcgacctaTTGACCTttggaccttttgtcctttcggccTTTTGCCTTTCGACCTTCATagaatatatcatggatcgcatcactatAAGACTCCCAgctctttaccttatcccacgaACCCAATATCCTTGCTGATGCAGAAGCATATTCGGTCGCAATGgaaacaatggttgtctaactaacattccttcccttccctgaTAACCGCATTGGACATttccggcgccgttattgacttttaagctttgaactctcgatttgtgcatgTTGAGAATGGTTATTTAAATCCAAGTCCCATTAACTAAATCTatgtgcaactttgattgttctggtcaatcacggagtacaACGACGAAGCGGCCATTCATGCTCATGCTCTCGGTAAATGTACCGAGATTCGGAATTGAAAGTTActgaattctcagctgttgggtttgcAGCGAATCGTTTTGCTGAgatcggtgaaataatttataagTGTGTTGTACACACTCGGTTACGcgaattaaacaaaaattattttgataattgaACGGAGACGGGAACTCAATTTTTGgtattttcaacgcaattccATAGTTGagccgaatttttcaattttggcgCAATTTCCACGGTCCCCACAAGGTAgtaaaaaatactcaattttggtTTATTGGGCCCCCAATTtaaatctatttaaaaaaaacacaatattAGCGTTTGCCAGACAACTTTAATTGCGATTAAAATGTAAGAAAAATGGTTGTAGTTAGAATATtgacaaattgtatataatttaGGGGATAGCAAGTCAGCTAATTCTGACTGCAATTTTGAAACTTACCGAAACATAACCCAACTTTTATTCTCCAATGCGAATCTTTTGATCTCAACACTATGTATTTCTTAAACACTAATTTACTGTACTCACTTAGTACATTAAATACACATATGTACAAAAAAGGCCGTATTTACACGTATGTAGATATTTCAGATCCCAAATGAATCACGCTCTGGTCGACGGGCGGAATTatttgaagatttattatcatcccGAAATTACTTGGACCTAATCTTTTTGAGGAACTTCTGAGAGCCTATCGTTGGACCTCGCGCTCGCTATAATTTCAGCATAATACCCTGGAAAATCTATCTCTGAAAtgatatttgaatcaaaatgggcAGCAGGGGCTTACACGGCTGGTGCCCAGTTGGCTAGCATTGTGCCTAGGGTATGTCTAACAAGATAATAACAATTTCAATACGTAATAAAGATATACGCATATGTCAACTCGATTCGATTAGATAAGTATTCGCTTTCCGGTAGGAGAGAATTTTATAAAGTTCTTATCTATTAACCGTAGCTGCTTCATAACAATGTTAATTCCTATTAATCCATTCGAAGAAAATTAATCGATAAGGAGTTGTGATATCAATGACATTATGAAACGGAACAGACTGTTACTTACAAAAAGTgtattttccaacaaatttacAAATCTTAATCAACAGAAAAAAACCCGTCTAATCCTACTTAGCACTATTTTACAAGGAAAGGCAAGCTCGCGTCTAGTCATTTTCAGTTCCGTACGCCGTCCACTCCACAGGGCGCACCACCGCTCACAGCTTCGACCGCAGCCGAGCGTTGCTGTTCCGTACGAACACGACCTCGGGGCTGACCTTCGGTACCTGTACTTCCCGGTAGTTGTTGACGATCTTCTTGTTGGAATCCTTCGGGCAGGACTGCAGCTGCCGGAAGGCATCGATCTGGCGGCTCGATACGTACACCGGGGTTTTGTACACGATCCAGGTGACGCTCTCGTAGTACGGTGGAGTCGTGAGGGATCCCTGTGAAGAAGTTATCGATTTGATTATGTCCCATAGAATTATAAGTCTAGACATGCATACCTTGTACGTATAGTAATGGCGACTCAGGTCTTGCAGACCCATCCATGAAAGGCAATCTAGGAATAAAAACCAACATTGAAAACATACGACTACGACCTTATTCATAGCATCACAAACCGGCATCGATTTTCGACTCCGAGTTGGGCTTCGTGATGTATTTGATGCCGTTAACTATTTTGTCAAACTCCGGGCAATCGATGTCGCCAAAGGCATGCACGAAGAATCCTGTCACAGCCAGGCCATCGGGTTTGTCGACCGCCTCCGCAAAGCTACCGTACTTGGCATTGTAGTGGACGGCGTGCGCCTCCATGGAGTAGGTGTTGCCCTCGAGGATATGTTCGCAGCCGGAGTCATCCTCCACGCCCCAGTGGAAGTGCAACTGCTCGAAGATGTACTTGTTGTCGAGGGGACCGCCGATGATGAAGGGCCGGAACGAGCGATCCGAGAACGTGATCTGAAACGAATTGATGAAAACGAAATTAGGTAAAGCTGTATCAGAAACTTTTATGTAAACTTTTATTGCGGAGTTCTAAGGAGTAAgcataaacgattttttttggattagCTGAacgaatttctacaggaaacgCTGTATGAAATTCAGAATTTAAGAGAAGTATaccttaaggatttttttctgatgtacGCCTACAGGAATTCATGACAGTTTGCTAGAGAGAGAATTCTTCGGAGAAATCTAGTAAAACATATCTGAAGAAACCATTGGAAGATTTTCTGAATGTGTTTTAAAGGAACTCTTGAATGAATTGttgattattcaaaaaattactgAGGGAATTTCATAAAGCATTCTTTCCGATTTTCGTGTGATTTACTTTTGCAAGAAGCTTCGAAGTGATGCACgaaaagaaaaagttttttctcTGTTTTGTACAAGATACAACACCATGTATAAATGAAGAATTGGATTGCAAGTTATCAACATCTTCAACAGAGTTGCATGTTCTGGTACCATACAAACAGTGTatgatgaaaaaatacaatAGTATTGCTtgatctgtttctgttcgggatgaaccattGCGATCAGGTTTCTTTGGGCTTTTGTGGTattcccgtgtcctttgtttagtgcatgtcgttctactccattactattgagaaataaagaagtagtcgttttttatacaattatcattctttaccattttgcacaGAGCctttttagaaaaagataccgctatttataccttttggagaaaacagtttatcACCTttgaactctcaaaagcgcgtcCCTTAATCAGGTTTGGCCACTAGCTTGagtgatactgattttgaccatgcatcggtactgtagcgtatcaaattattgcttccaCTTAtgaggttcaaagtcgttttttgtaactgtgaacaggtttcattgcatttgacatatagattccttgaaacaagaagcttattttagaaggtaggaggtctgctactccactgattcggaatcttTTACAttctagatatcgaaagataagcacttgaactcggaaagaacttATCACATGAATTGAAACcagcctcagatgctgattgagtaatttttccatttcgacctcctcatcatctaggacaaataggtgggttttagtggcttgttactctcttacaatcttccgaccgtaacttataagtactaacaagaacagatacaacaagagtacaatatggtagatccgAAGAGAAAGTCGACGAaaaaaatcgatcactgcagatacgcctgtatgatactaaacgtgAGATATCATCAGATTTCCTTCATATTTCTAAAGAAGCATTACCAGAATGATAACAGTATAATCTCCGTAAAAATTTCAGCAGAAACTAATTTTGATATTCCTCTCCGCAAATATTCATAAATACCGGCGTTGGAGTGAGATTAGGCCAAAAATTCGTATGTTCTGAttaatttttaatcaaatttctcAATTTCACTTGAAATTTTCtgctaaatatgagaatatgatCATTGGTAAATcgcagggtgtcgactcaattttgaaactaaaattccctgactttccctgaccttccagtcattTTCCAGGAAAGTTCCAGACCACTGAGTTGGTTAATTTGGACCGAAATAAGTACGATTTTTACAAGAAGAAACATATTCGACAATTTTTATGATGTTTATGTTATAGGTCGTTTGAATAAACTGATCAAAAGCTTTTACTTCATTGAGATATATGTACCTGTTAGATAACATTATTGCACGTTTGTTCAAGttgatatgataaaactgaACAATTAAGAATCtatttacttttcaaacttgaAGATCCGTATGAACAAAGATGTTCTCGGCTAGTGAACTACCTCAAacctaatttaaaattttaggcatGAATGACAATTTAGGACTCCTTCCtgattataacttttttatacAAGACGCAATACTATTACGATCATccaccatatttttttttagtagaAGAAATTTATCCTAAAATTTGGCCTTTTTCCAGGCAAAATATTAGCCATTTCCATAGAACTTTCTTGGAGAATTGCTTCAAAGCATTCCACATAGATTGCTCAGAAATTCTTAAGATATTGTTCCAGTTATTCCTTCAATACTTCTCAATACCCCCAGATGCTCCTCATCTCCAAGattctctaaaaattgttagagaatttctttcagtcttaaatacttccaaaaatagcatttggaatttctagaaatatttcaggaatgcttataaaaatatttttgacatagATGACATAGATTTTTTCCtaaatgttttcagtttttttttcatagaatacCTTTGCTAATTCACGATGATTCGTTACAGGCATTTTTTCTAGTTATTATTTTAGGATTTCGATATGAATTACCCCTGGCTTTTCTCCCCGAAACATTTATCTAAATATTCTTAACGGAATGCATTCAGGGCTTGAATAATGCGCTAATTGGAAGTTTTCTGATGTTTCCCTTGAATTTGTCGTACCTTCAGCAGTGCTCCGAGGtatcatgctgaaggtatctgggtttgattccaagtcggtccaggatctttttgtaatgaaagtttccttgacttccctgggcatagagtatcatcgtacctgccatacgatatacgaatgcgaaaatgtcctagtggggacgtaatgtcattaaaaataactattgtatTATTGATTTAGCATGATCGATTACTTTGCAGACAATAAACTCGTTTGGTGttgtagtattgatatttttccctgacctcaactgaaattccctgactttccaggtcaaaaataaattccctgacattccctgactttccaggtttttccaggtagtcgacaccgtGAATCGTGTATTTCCCTATGAAcaggaaaattattaaaattgacCCAAACCAACCCCCTCGAggaggtgacattgggccaaacatactagaattgatacgcaataagaaaaaatcaagagaatcgTCTTCAGCTCAAGACTTCTAGAGCTTCCAAATAACAGTTGATATGATAGACATTAATGTGAGATTTCAAAATAGTATCCacccacctaaaagtgagatttGCTATGAAACCTCAAAAGCGACAATTTAATTTGAGGCcttattttcaagctttttccatgattcattcgaaaaaaaaactagctccAGGAAATCTAATACTTTGAAGGTAGCTGCAGATAACTTCAAGGACATTAAAACTTTCATGTTAATATTCCCCAAATTTTCTGACAAATTTCAGATTAAGTTTGGTCTTATGTTGCTTTGCTCCATAAATTTTTCCAAGGCATAatcaaaatttccttcagaagcttattttatttttttcttagatCTTCACGATTTCCTCTAATATTTCCTCAGAGTTTTCAAACACTTTCTCGAGTGGATTTTCTCGGAAACATTCCAAGTGGAATTCGTTCATCTTTTTTTGAAAGCTCTCACCTTGGGTAATTCGGTGGGTATTTCAAGAAGAAATTTTAGTGAAGCCCAAGATCAAGattgctagtccgttgtctagtgtggtgcttccttcaaagggcaaatcgtccactggaagcattaacgtgtcggtgtcttttttttttaagatcagAAATTATCTAAACTTATTAAATCCCAGGAAATCAGACAGAAGTAAAATTCATAGAAATGTCATATATTCGCAAGAATTCTAGGaacattcttagaaaaaatcctagaaaattcgtttttttttttcaaaaatttccgaaACAATTCGTGAAGTAATTTTTAACGTTAAAGCAATACTATTAGaagaattctttgagatttttcagAAAAGAAAGAGTTAGGTATTTCTTGAATGCCTGGAACATGTTGAGCAGTGCAACTTGGAAGCGAGGTAAAACACTGTTTAGAGCAAAGAAATACACGTATTTATTAGTGAAAGTTTACAACtgaagtgaaaattttgaaCAGTCAGTCGTTGCTATAGATACCACTTAAAACCTAGGTTGCTGCGATATGTTCTTAATGCTATCTACAAATTAGAAACTATCATTGAAATCATCACTATTTCTACAGAACAGTTATAAGAATATATTGATATCTTCAGTAGAATTTTAATGAGAATTCTTGTGGCAATCTTCTAAAAGAAATCCTCATGTTTTCTAGAGTCTTCCTATCAATCAGTGAGATTATTATCTAGAAAAGCTTGGAAAAAGATTACAGTCGAATTTAGTTCGTTGCACTATATTTAATTGCatttcgttttaattgggctacCGTGCGGTGGGCCATAttccacctaaaacgaaggcaaacgtcacATTTTAAACCTCCAAGCCGCAGTTTGGCAATGTTGGTAGCCCTGAATTTCTGTAATAGAGAATATCACATCTCAATTAGTGAAATTATTAGTTccgattagtgaaagtttttcactaggtgggctacagctttagtgcaacgaacgaaagatGACTGTACCATACTGCCATGAATCGCAAgccagtcccatctgtaaaaagtaggcaatgagaaaaaatactgagaagttttcaaactagttgtccatacaaatattaaaaaaatccatgagTATAGAACGTGTATCGATCTTCataaactttcacaatttgcttttcactccaaTACCTTTCGgacaaaaatataaagatggtTCAATTTTTAGTTACACGATGCGGAAATCTGCAGTGAAACTGACATGCGATTACTTTTTATCATGAGACAtttcgacttggtgttttttccTCATTTCACCGAATAAAAAGTGTTGTTTCATTGTTGCAGCTTAAAGATTATTGGAAGTTTtgttgaaaactgatatcaacttaATTTATCATAATGCAGATGGAACTGACTTGCTATTCACGGCAGCGtagtacctgccatacgatatacggaTGCGgcaatggcaactttggcaaaaaaagcttaCGACGATGAAAATGATTTCAGAACATTGAGCTTAGAAACCAaaggggacgtaatgccaagaagacgaCAATGGACATGACATGTTATGTAGGTATAGCACACAGAACATTCtcatttttacaatgttctagaTTCCATTCATATGGAACCTCAAATTTAATGGGGTTCTTAGAATTTATATAATATAGTTTCATGCTAAGGGCACTTTCGATAGAAAAGCGACACAACCGAGGTTCAAGGAATcatcaaggtagccatgaaaaccaccttttactatggttctgtatctcaatatcgagttatgccCCGAATGCGCTAGAATTTTGCATACTCTGAAAATACTGTAACTTCAGAAATATGATTAttttgtttggcataatgcgatttttaaattattaataaaataaaatcagtcCAGTAACTAactacttttttaaatttatgcCATTCAATTCATCATTCCAATGCACGAATGCATCGCTGTTTAGCAAAAAATATCCCTCGCATCTACATTCACACACGTACGAATACGCATCGCGCGAACGCAGCATGCCACGCGCAACCGTTGCTATAGAAGTACTTACCATCGCAGACGCCCCGTTGTTGAGTATCTTTGCGTTTCCCTGTCCATCCCAGTGGCCGTGGTACTCGAGCGGCTGGACGCAATCCTTGAAGCTGGTTGATCGCTGACTCAGGACAATGGGTGACTGCACCGGGGCACTTGTGGTCGGCATGATTGCTGCTGGTAACGATTGATTCCTCCGATACGGTATAGTCAATCAGTCAATTAAACGCAATCAACACTGGACAATTAACTGTAAAAAGGGGGAAAATTGATAGATGGCGCTAGTTATTCACTGACCGAACGTTTAACAGAGACTAAAAATGCGAATGGAACAATGACACTGCGGTAACTGAAAGTGTGCCTTAAAACACCGGATTGTTTAACTGTCGATCTTATCAAAGCAGGCTTTCGTATCTTTTCGGAAGGAGTTCG is a genomic window containing:
- the LOC5579819 gene encoding carbonic anhydrase 2 encodes the protein MPTTSAPVQSPIVLSQRSTSFKDCVQPLEYHGHWDGQGNAKILNNGASAMITFSDRSFRPFIIGGPLDNKYIFEQLHFHWGVEDDSGCEHILEGNTYSMEAHAVHYNAKYGSFAEAVDKPDGLAVTGFFVHAFGDIDCPEFDKIVNGIKYITKPNSESKIDADCLSWMGLQDLSRHYYTYKGSLTTPPYYESVTWIVYKTPVYVSSRQIDAFRQLQSCPKDSNKKIVNNYREVQVPKVSPEVVFVRNSNARLRSKL